atcaaggtccagaaacgtagtaaggacatcggtaaaatagtccatgtgacatcaggggttcaaccataattttaggaagctacgagaatactttttgtgtgcaaagaaaacaaaaatggagattttattcaacaactctcctcctcctcatcccgTCTGCAGTGGTGTGCCACCATTGTGGAGAGAGTATCACGACGCATGCGTCTGCTCCGCATCATGTAATCAGCGCATGGTGCCTCTGCTTACGTTAACACGCACATGCGTTGATTACATGATGCGGAGCAGACGCATGCGTCTTGATGCATTCACCACATGCCACAGCATACAGAATGAGGAGGAAaagaattgttgaatgaagtcgttatttatttttgttttctttgcacacaaagtattctcgtagctttgtaaaattatggttggacccctgatgtcacatggactattttactgatgtccttactacgtttctggaccttgatcgtgttaattacattgctgtctatggagggtcagagagctttcagatttgatcaaaaatatcttaatttttgttccgaagatgaacgaaggtcttacgggtttggaacgacatgagggtgagtaattaatgacagaattttcgtttttgggtgaactatccctttaaatgttatTGTGAAGCATCGAATGCAATGAGTTGACAGAATAATATGTGAATCAAGCTTTCGTTGTGATATTGTACTGATTTGATGACTCTGTCCTGATCCCAATAAATATGTGAATGGGTATGTTTGCtagatatattttgttttgaagaattgttgttttctcttctttttgCAGTATCTGCCCTCTCTTGGGTACACCAAACGTATCCACATGATGAACCCAATGGTGCCTGGACTGACGGGGGGCAAGATGAGCTCCTCTGAGGAGGTATATTACCATCTACACCTTCAAAGATTTAAAGAATGCTGCAAGATAAAGATTTACAATCACATTCTTTGATTAATGTAAAGAATCCTATTGATTCTGTGGGATGGGATAATGGCTTATGCTTATGCTGTCCAGGTGTCGGGTTGATACACTAAGATTCATCATTCTCAAACTTTCATATCTGCTACAGGAATCCAAGATTGACCTGCTGGATAAGAACCAAGAGGTGAAGAAGAAGTTAAAGAAAGCCTTCTGTGAGCCTGGAAATGTGGAGAATAATGGTGTTCTGTCCTTTGTCAAACATGTGCTTTTCCCTCTGCACTCAGGTGAGTTCaggcaaaaaaaattaaattgggAAATGTAAACCTCTAGTGAAGTGCTCAATGATGTGTTCTGTTTTCAGAGTTTGTGATCAAAAGAGATCCAAAGTGGGGAGGCAACAAAGTCTACACAGACTATGAGGAAGTTGAGAAGGACTTTGCTGCAGAGGTatctaaataatatttatatttactcaaagggatacttcacccaaaaatgaaaattctgtcattaattactccccctcatgtcattccaaacccgtaaaaccttcattcatctttgcaacacaaattaagataattttTGGTGCAATCCAAGAGTTTTCTGACCCtctatagacagcaacacaactaacacgttcaaggcccagaaaagttcACGACAGTACCATGGCACATGTGAAgtctgacacggaagagaagaaattgttgaatgaagtccttatttttgttttcattgtgcacaaaagtattctcatagcttcataaaattaaggtttaactactgatgtcacatggactattttaacgatgttctTACTgactttctgggccttgaacgtgtcagttgtgctgctgtctatgcagggtcagaaagctcttggatttcatcaaaaatatcttaatttgtgtttcgaagatcCTACGGCTTTGGAACAACAtcagaactatccctttaatgtacAAATGATATGTTCATATAAATTGAGTTGAGCATCATATGTTAACCCCTGCACTGCTTACCTGCAGCAAATCCATCCTGGTGACTTGAAGGCTTCAGTAGAGTTGGCTCTTAACAAACTGTTGGACCCCATCAGAAAGAAGTTTGAGACCCCAGAGTTGAAGAAACTGACAGCATCAGCTTACCCAGATCCCTCCAAAAACAGTGAGTGAAAATACACAACAATATCTAAAATCATGTTGAGTGAGTtattcaaaaagtaatcaatttttataactaattacatcatcaatattgtatttaaattactttactaattactctgtctgaaaagtaactatagttactcaataagtaacttaattattcaaattgctaattaggctacatcttaaaatccctataaaccttaatagaaattaaactctttattctttcaatttgagtcaaacatagaatagtttagccttttagctttaaaacaactgtaatacttaaacatttttataaaaaatttaaccttctttggttaacaaataaaaatactctgaataacaaaaaagcttaagaaaagttaaacaatacatttcagtttggcaagatgttcaggagaaaagcccaactagtaaaatccgtacaggtttatgtaaaagtAACACATTATCTAATGTAGGTActgtaagaataaattacataaatgatcTTCTCTGCTGAATAAAGCCGTGTCAGATCGCGCTGCTCTTCTGAGGTAAATTACTCATAGcaggacttctttcaaaaacgatgaaaattagatttatttattttttgtatctaGATGAGGGTGATTGTGCGCAGGTGACTGCATATAATGAGCTCAGATATGGGAAAGACTGACctagttttagtttcatatggattacataatcagataatattcattttcaatttgaatttgttcatttaaaagtagacacacaagcttatttctcatgtctctgtgtcaaATATTCGCTGAGTTTGTGATGCGTAGAAAGTTGTTCACGGAGACCTAGACGGCAGAAAGTGCACCctgtttgtattgtttattttgcaaaagcacaatgttttgttgtttattgtcagtagggatgtaacgattcactcaactcacgattcgatttgcgattttgatttcacgattcatgatttttttttttaagaaaattagatttaagacaaattataaattaaatatgttcttttattattgcttggacaaaatgctgcacgtttctttgtgaaattgaaatataacactataataatatactaatatagcactggcatattattgctcttttgttggttttgattgcttctattgtcctcatttgtaagtcactttggataaaagcgtctgctaaataacaaaatgtaaatataatgtaaatgtaaataacaactaaactgaaattttaaaacaagccccaaatcaaataaaataagtaacataaataaaagaaatctcttcataaaaactaaataaggctttgtctgtgctctttccatttaaaattagaggcaaccactgcattttaatcatgatccaaacaaagatgctgcatacatgcagcaggaacagtttttaatctaaattagactgtataatttcgaaatttgaagcaaaaacagaatggtatgacttcagttttgtgaaattatacatagaaacagcagacgagctgaatgagacgcagattcactctctgccagcaggcgGCACTttaagcgtttccttggtttccgctgtaaacaaagcagcgctgcacttatgaactttaatatgcattatacagaggcaagatgagaagaaaaataccatctaaacttttctaaagacagtaagttcccctcagacatgcattcatataaactaccctaattgaatcgcgatttgtttcgcatctcaaccgatttgaatcgtcacatatttgaatcgattttcaaccggctcgcggttaatcgttacatccctaattgtcagtgtacacaaataaaagttgGCCCTTTTTTtagatttgattgatttaaggtttctctgtgaatcaggaaaaactgaaagtgaatgTGCTGGCGTGCAGAcgctgcattcaattttatctttagacggtaaatttagatttcaaattcaataatgattttagaactgttgaaattatttactgtatgtaacgcaagtactttagaactaactgtaattaaatgacCTAAAAATGagcagtaatcccttactttactttttcagtggataagtaatttaCACCCAAGTTgtgttacacccaacactggttTGGACTTAATCAATGACACTTAACAGTGCTGCTTCAAGTTCTAGTTTGAGTTTTAGGACTAGGATGAATTTGCACATCCATTTACACATATGTTGAAATTGTCATTGCTTAACAGAAGGAGGAGTGAAGGGAAACCCTAAACAAACCGTAGATGAAGAGGAGGTCATCCCATCTAGATTGGACATCAGAGTTGGCAAAATCATCAGTGTAGAAAAGGTAGAGAAAGCCAGCtataattttatgattattttttcgaGTAAAAGGATGTTTAAAAAACCTTGTTTCTTGACCTGTTAGCATCCAGATGCAGACTCACTGTATTTAGAGAAGATTGATGTGGGTGAGGAACAGCCACGGACTGTAGTGAGTGGACTGGTGGCCTACCTCTCGCAGGAGCAGCTTCAGGATCGTCTTGTTGTGTTGTTATGCAACCTAAAGCCCCAGAAGATGAGGGGGATTGAATCTCAAGCCATGCTGCTCTGTGCTTCAATGTTAGTAGGACTGATACACCCTAATTCAACCATTTCATTCAATCAGCTAAGTTCTTATAGTAAAAATCCTCTTGATTTTTGATCTTTCTAAATGTGATGGTCTTCAGTGAGGGAGAGCCCAGGAAAGTGGAGCCTTTGGATCCACCAGAAGGATCAGCACCTGGAGACCGTGTTTATGTAGAAGGATATGAATCAGGCAAACCAGATGATGAATTGAAACCAAAGAAAAAGGTTTTTGAAAAGTTGCAGGTATGTGAGTTTTATATCTTTGTACTTAAAGATTCATATgtcaccctggaccacaaaaccagtcttaagtcgctggggtatatttgtagcaatagccaaaaattcaTTGTATgggacaaaattataaatttttattttatgccaaaaatcattaggatattaagtaaagaccaTGTTCCATGGAGATagtttgtacatttcttactgtaaatatatcaaaacctaatttttgattagtaatatgcatttctaagaacttcatttggctattttctcaatatttcgattttcttttttttgcactctcagattccagatttccaaatagttgcatctcggccaaatattgtctgatcctaacaaaccatacatcaatggaatgaTGATTATAcatcagatgatgtataaatctcaatttcgaaaaattgacacttaagactggttttgtggtccagggtcacatattaaagTATCACTGTGTCTTAATcttgtttgtatgtttatttgtcTGATCTCTTCAGGTGGATCTGAAGATCTCAGGCGAGTGTGTTGCACAATGGAAAGTGCAAAATCTGATGACCAAACTAGGACAGATCACCTGTAAAACACTGAAGGGTGGAAATATTAGCTAGTTGTATTCAccatttctttcaaaatcctCAAAGCTAGAGTTTCCATGATAGCCCCCTATCCCTGTGTCTAATTGGCTTATAATGccattatttaatttcagttgtcCCATTCAGCCATATCAACCTGTGAATAATCTAATAGCACATGATTACTGCAACAAAATACATATGGGTATCGTCTGTGCTTTACATTGCATGTATTGCCATCCAGGATGTTTTACACAAAGTACTGCAGTAAATAATGTCATGCTCATTTGTTtgaatgacaaatgaaaactcTTGGAGGAGTTCATCAGTTATCCTTAAACTCAGGTCCTCCTGTTATGCCATGTCTGGAACTAGAGCATTGCTTACAATGATCATTCTCCAGTCTGACAATGTTCAAAGTTTTTAATCATCCGTGGAAACGGTTCAGACATGGACAGTCCATGTACTCCATAAACTGTTGTGGATACATATTTTAGCATTAGTTAGGTTACTTCACAGAGAAACATATGGAAATATGGAATTTCATCTAATAAAATATTCAGATCTCATCTGATGTTAGTCAAATTCATTGAAATAAACAACAATGATTCATAACCATTTCCTATATGTCTTGATGGAAATGCTTTTGAAAGTACCTTTACGGTTTGATCTGCTGAAAagagatatttaaatatacGAACCTGACAAATGTTTGGGAGCCTATTTTAAAACCTCACCATATgagcaataaaatgtaatgcttGATTAAAGATTATGGAAACTATAATTCACTTATGTATTGTGTtgtacaatagaaaaaaaagtgttgtagTAGATTTACCAGATAACATCATATAGTGGTATGGAGGgcttatacagtatatgatgtTACGAATGTATGGCTGTCGGTAATGTTGAAAAGCACATGGAAGTTAAAAAGAGTCAAAACAAGGTAAATctataaatatctttaatacatatttatttttaaaacagtgtAGTAATTCTGTTCACTCCTCCCTTAAAGTAAATAGCTACTAAAgtatttgtatatgtatatttttacatcAATTTTAGAAGGACCATCAGTCAATACTCTTACCTGTTTGCTggtttaaaaagaaatgcagcATTTAGCTTACAAAGTGCTTTAATCTAATGAAAAGTAAATACGTAAACGTGTATATGTTCAGCTATAGTCAGCATACTGCAAAATTCATAAAGGTAACATGGTTCTGTACATGTATAATTACACATTTGCTGAAAGCAAATTCTGAAAGTTGATTGCAGTAGCACTAAAACTTTCAAAACTGTTAGTAGAATTTCATTAAAAGCTAGTAATCAATCTGTGTGCTTGGACATATTTGTATATGtcaaaaaaaacagttataacaGGTTTAGACTTGTTTTGCGCCAAGCAGTGATTACTACCACTAGTGACCACTAGATGTCAGTTCAGTCTTGCAGTCATTAGCTATTTTAAGTCCACAATAAACTAAAAGTGACTTTTCCCAGAGCAGACAAACTCATTTAGAAAAATACTTAAAAGCTGTAATAAAGCTATTGTATAAAACAGATTGGGGAAAAGCTTTTTGCATACATTTGAAGGCCATTTCTCCAGGCTAAGGCTTTTAAGACAGCTGTGGTATCCATGGATCCTTGAACAAGATCTATCTTGGGCTTTCATCACTTGCTTTGTCCTCTTGGTTTTCCCATACTGTGACTTAACAGTCCAATCAAAACTCAACTCGTGTGTCCTGACTCTTCAACATGCAGTCTCTGTACTtcctgaaaaagaaatataattataatgatcATTTGCATGGTTCTGTCTGTATTTCATGCACAAACTAAAATAACCAGTGAATGCTTCTTTACTTGCTTGCTTCTGGTTTCCTAATGATTGTGCTCGCTGACCAGCAGGATGCACTTGATCACTTTGCCCATTAACTTCAACCCTcgttaattgtttatttgtcaAGATCTCAGTCTTATCTGGTGTTGCATTCTCTGTCTTATTGGGATGATTTGTTCCATGCACTGGTTTCTTAGCAACAGGTGGCGGCACCTTAATTGGCTTTTTTGTTCCATTTGTAACCATTGTCTTGGCTTGGTCAGAAACCTGCATTATCTCAGCTGCAAGACTTTGTTTGAGGCTTGCTTGTACCTCAGGAGAAGTAGACGTTTCAATGACAACTTTCTTTGTGCTTTTTGAGAAGATAAAGCTGGCTGTAGATGCAGGGGACTTGTGTAAGTCACAGCCGTCTGGTGTTTTAGGGGATGGCACAGGTGAACTAGCACTACTATTTGAGGAAAAGCGTAGATTGAGCATTGCAGGTACTCCACTGGAGGACATTGCAGCAGTCTTCATACGTATGGCCTCTTGAAGACGCATGGATGGAACTGTGGCTGGAGCAGGAGATGACTTAGCAGGTGAGTTGGACTTCAAGGTCAAGGATTTGCGAATAGGTTTTTGTGGCGTTGCTTGACTAGTAATACCGTGATCCTCATTTGTTGTGGCCTCAGTGCTTGGTTTGGTATCATTAACTTGATCTTCACCTACATTTACAGATCTTAGTCGAACCATCTGAAGCAAGGAAGGTGTGACGAGGGGAATGTTGGCATCCTCCTTTGGAATAGGTGTGCTTTTGTGACGACAAAGCAGGTCTTTGCTCCGGCTGTCTTTGTTTATGAGGCTCAGTTGCCTTCGGAAGTTAACAGTGGATTGGTCTTCCACTGGCAGTGGAGGTGCAAGTGGCACGTTAGTGGAATCTGCTTGGGTATCAAGTGATGTTTGCTCTGATGAATCTTGTGCTGACAAAGTTGGCATTTCCTCCCCTTGTACAAGTTCATCTGGTAAAAGAGAGGACATTTTTGTAGGAGCTACAGTTTCCATGCCACCTTCGTCCACAGAGAAGTGTGAGACATTGTTACAAGGCTTATCTTGCCTGCCTTCCATTTCATTTTGTACAGTTCTTGTTGGCAGAATGGTCTGTATTTTGGAGTCTTGGTCTGGACTGCTAGCCATATCTGAGGCGTTAGATGACCTCAATTCTATATTGTCTTGCTGTTCACAGGACTCTTCGTGGCAGTCGACAGATACCTCCGAAAGGGGTTCATGGATGAACGAGGGAGGTGGTGGGGGGAAGTCAAGTTCATCTTGTTCCTCAAACATCAAGTCAGTTGATTCTTCCATTGGTGGCGGTGGTGGAGGCCAAGAAGACTCCAGGAGAGTCACCTGTTCCTCTGTGTCTTGCTTCTGTTCCTCTTCATCAGATGGTGGTATAGACCCTGAGAAGGCTGACGTCTTTTTAGTAGGCGGTGGTGGAGGGTGGTGTTCTGGAGGTGGAGAAGGAGGAGGAGAAATGCCATTGACCTCAGGTTTTTCTATGCCGAGAGTTTGCAATTGTTTATGATTGAGAAGGTCCTTAACAATGCAGTTTCCTTTGTTCTCCTCACTGGTTTCTTCATTTCTTGTGGTGCATGTTGTGATCACAATTTCAGGACTTGTTTTGACTTCACAGTTTGGTTGTGACAGCATACTTTGATCAACTTTGATAGTTGGTACCGTTGTTGTAGGGAGTATTTGGTTTCCTTTTTCCTTTTGATCCTCTACAGTTCTCTGATCTTGTGTATGAACGTTCTGGTTGACCTCTGTAGGGATCTTTGTACTTTTAAGTTCATTTAGCACATTGTTTAATGTTGAACTTTCATTATGCCTCAAATATGGgggttctgtcatcatttgttcATGCAGTTGTGATGACATGGActcattttgttcttttatagCTTCTTTGTTCTCCAGTTGGGTACCTGACTTCACTTCTTCTGTTGTCTGTATCTTTGGGTTCATTTGTTCAGTGATTTGTATGGcatttgtgttttgattttTACCTATTAATGActctttttgctgtttttgaagCTGATGTAACCTATGGGGGTTTGGACCTGGGCCACATAATAGTTCAATTGTGCGTTTATTGTGAATCCAGGTATCAGGGGGTGGGGGAGATGGGGCTTTTACCTTGGGTGGAGGGGGAATGTTGAACAGTTCCCTAAGGGGAATAGTTGGATGTGTCAGTGTCACCTTGTTTTTCACTGTTGTAACAGGTGGGGAACACTTTAAAGGCTCTGATGGAGTGGTGTTGGTTTGAATGTCATGATGTGCCGTGTCTGATGTGACTGAAGATAGAGATGTCATTGATGAAGAGACTGAAACCACCGGCGAGGTCCGTACACATGTTCTCTCAGGCTTTGAAGGCTTAACTCTTCTCTTTCCAGGTGAGGAGGGACTGACCTCTTTAGGGGAATGCGTAGGTGTCCCACTTTGGCTTGAGTATCCACTCGAAGGAGACAAAGTCCTATCAAATTTGTTTTCACCAGATTCTTCTCCAGTTTTCTGTGGGGATGAGTTACCTGATCTGACATGACTTCTAGTAAAAGCTTGATGAGGACTAAGTGGGCTGCATTCTCTTGATGAGCTGAGCAGAGAAGAGTGGACTGAACTCTTCTCATTATTGGTGGACTCATGGTCTTTTGCACTTCTAAGTTCTCTACCTGTTTGCCCATCATCTGGGGCCATATTTTTTATGTCTACTAGTTCCCTTGATCTCCGCTTAAGTTTTTCATGGTGCAGGGAATAGGTTCTCTGAGGTGGTGCTGGTGGCAATTTTGTCTTCATTACAGAGAGATTGCGAGAGAATGAATGGCTGTTTCTGACTTTTTCCCCTGCTTCACCCATCTCTCTGTGGTCTAGTCTGTGATTTGTACCATTACTGTTAGAGCTTTTACAACTGCTTGAGCTTGTAATACTTTCGTCCTTTGGGATTAAATCTGAAACTTCTTTGGTGCTGTCAGCAACAAATGTTGGCAGACACTTTGCTTTTGAAGAGATTGTGGAGGAGTTGGAGACAATCGTCTCAGATGATTGTGAATGGCTCCTGTTGGGGCTAGCGGTAGTTGGATCTTGATTTGTGCCACCTCCAGATCGTGAAGAAGCTGGACTAGCTGATGCTAAACTACTCTTGCTAACCGTACTTGTACTGCGCCGGCTGTGATCATGATTAATTTCAATGATGTCTATTGCAGCAGGCAGAATTGCGTTTGGAATAATCTTAGATAAATAAGTTGCCTGTGGTGAAATAGACATAACAGGACCTTGAGGCTCATGCAGGAAAGAGGATGTGGTCATCCATGGCACAGCAAGAGACTTTGGCCTCTGTGTAGGGCATGCTCCTATCCCAAGCTTTCGGTTCAACTCATCTTGGTAGACAGAATGGATGTGGTTTATTAGAAACTCCTCATCTCTTGATGTCTGAAGAACCTCAATGTTCTGCAGGTGCACACGAGCCCCTTCATGATTTACTGAAGGAAGCTCTCCATCAATTGTTGGGATGACAACTCTGCCAGAGAACTCATCTTCACTGTCATGGTCTCCATTTGGACGCTGCTGCAGTATAGTTCCTCTTGCCATATctttaatagaaataaaacaaagtaatgtcatttttctgttttaggCAGAACAGTTTGTGTAATCTCATATATTTGTCATTGCCGTTTTAAGGTATGTCATGctcaaaaaaactgttttttccttaatatttgaaaataacataGTTTTACATGCCCAGTTCTCTTTGGACTTGCTGTGGTATGCCCATTATAGTTGTTCTTCTACTTCTCCTCTTGGTCTTGTCCAGTCGTTTAACTGGGTTCAAGGGCTTAAATGTGGAACCTAAAGGGAGTGGTACAACATACAGATATtgaatacaaagaaaaaaatatcatgAGGTTTTCTtcaggttttgttttgttattacaAATTCAATATCAAGTTATACTCAAGAGTGATGGCTTCACTACATTAAAGGCAATTcattttctgtcattaattaatgtcacataacgatgtccttgctacctttctgggtcttggTATTTACtacagaaagctcttggatttcatcaaaaatatcttaatttgtgttccgaagatgaacaaaggtcttacaggtttggaacgacatgagggtgagtgaattaatgacaattaaaaaacatttggtGAACTAACAAACacgttttttatttaatcaaatgtatGACTTTGTGTTTGCATTGCCCCACTACAATGCAGATTATAATGGTGGCAAATCAGTGCACTGTTAAACCTGAAAAAGctttaaagggaaaaaaacgAAAGAGGTAGTATGTGCCACTAAGCATTGTTTATTTGTAGACCTTCTTAGTAAGTCAGCTTTGTATACCTTGACGTGTAAGCACTGGACGTGAGGAGACTGCTGAGACAGTTGACACTGAAATGACGGAGTGTCCAGCAGTGCTATCAGTCTCAAGTGATTCATCTCTTTCTTTTGAGCTTGTATCTTCCTCTGGCTGTGGGGAATTGGAGGTCATCAGTAAATTGTAAGTGATCCAATAAAGGTTCAGTTTATGCAtatatgttttcatttgaaagagTTAAGTGATTGAATGAATAGGATACAAGACAGGGCTTGCATTAAGTTgccaaaaagagaaaagaaaaacctCTTAGCGGTAACTCCCTTAACTAAAGCTTATCCTAAGGGGTTTGTAGGAACCAGGCCCTAAAAATTTAAGTAATTAAAGTTTGATGACtttgttttaatgattttatttgttaGATAAAGTT
This portion of the Onychostoma macrolepis isolate SWU-2019 chromosome 19, ASM1243209v1, whole genome shotgun sequence genome encodes:
- the kiaa1522 gene encoding uncharacterized protein KIAA1522 homolog isoform X1: MSRSSSVGDLVPKDITEILALQQASKKKRGSSLGRAFSWFKGSKRKRSLSNGHSRSGGPCGRSGESTTAKQIHASGDSKAGQKQNEPRKLTVHYTASQYYQENVFIEGSRPQYLEDLHTEAQEGLKILQQEENKNGVDFQDDQTVPEEDTSSKERDESLETDSTAGHSVISVSTVSAVSSRPVLTRQGSTFKPLNPVKRLDKTKRRSRRTTIMGIPQQVQRELDMARGTILQQRPNGDHDSEDEFSGRVVIPTIDGELPSVNHEGARVHLQNIEVLQTSRDEEFLINHIHSVYQDELNRKLGIGACPTQRPKSLAVPWMTTSSFLHEPQGPVMSISPQATYLSKIIPNAILPAAIDIIEINHDHSRRSTSTVSKSSLASASPASSRSGGGTNQDPTTASPNRSHSQSSETIVSNSSTISSKAKCLPTFVADSTKEVSDLIPKDESITSSSSCKSSNSNGTNHRLDHREMGEAGEKVRNSHSFSRNLSVMKTKLPPAPPQRTYSLHHEKLKRRSRELVDIKNMAPDDGQTGRELRSAKDHESTNNEKSSVHSSLLSSSRECSPLSPHQAFTRSHVRSGNSSPQKTGEESGENKFDRTLSPSSGYSSQSGTPTHSPKEVSPSSPGKRRVKPSKPERTCVRTSPVVSVSSSMTSLSSVTSDTAHHDIQTNTTPSEPLKCSPPVTTVKNKVTLTHPTIPLRELFNIPPPPKVKAPSPPPPDTWIHNKRTIELLCGPGPNPHRLHQLQKQQKESLIGKNQNTNAIQITEQMNPKIQTTEEVKSGTQLENKEAIKEQNESMSSQLHEQMMTEPPYLRHNESSTLNNVLNELKSTKIPTEVNQNVHTQDQRTVEDQKEKGNQILPTTTVPTIKVDQSMLSQPNCEVKTSPEIVITTCTTRNEETSEENKGNCIVKDLLNHKQLQTLGIEKPEVNGISPPPSPPPEHHPPPPPTKKTSAFSGSIPPSDEEEQKQDTEEQVTLLESSWPPPPPPMEESTDLMFEEQDELDFPPPPPSFIHEPLSEVSVDCHEESCEQQDNIELRSSNASDMASSPDQDSKIQTILPTRTVQNEMEGRQDKPCNNVSHFSVDEGGMETVAPTKMSSLLPDELVQGEEMPTLSAQDSSEQTSLDTQADSTNVPLAPPLPVEDQSTVNFRRQLSLINKDSRSKDLLCRHKSTPIPKEDANIPLVTPSLLQMVRLRSVNVGEDQVNDTKPSTEATTNEDHGITSQATPQKPIRKSLTLKSNSPAKSSPAPATVPSMRLQEAIRMKTAAMSSSGVPAMLNLRFSSNSSASSPVPSPKTPDGCDLHKSPASTASFIFSKSTKKVVIETSTSPEVQASLKQSLAAEIMQVSDQAKTMVTNGTKKPIKVPPPVAKKPVHGTNHPNKTENATPDKTEILTNKQLTRVEVNGQSDQVHPAGQRAQSLGNQKQEVQRLHVEESGHTS
- the kiaa1522 gene encoding uncharacterized protein KIAA1522 homolog isoform X5; this encodes MGNSNSKKKTQANLSSSHRTSRVKSIWHFRHVDKVKTGQKQNEPRKLTVHYTASQYYQENVFIEGSRPQYLEDLHTEAQEGLKILQQEENKNGVDFQDDQTVPEEDTSSKERDESLETDSTAGHSVISVSTVSAVSSRPVLTRQGSTFKPLNPVKRLDKTKRRSRRTTIMGIPQQVQRELDMARGTILQQRPNGDHDSEDEFSGRVVIPTIDGELPSVNHEGARVHLQNIEVLQTSRDEEFLINHIHSVYQDELNRKLGIGACPTQRPKSLAVPWMTTSSFLHEPQGPVMSISPQATYLSKIIPNAILPAAIDIIEINHDHSRRSTSTVSKSSLASASPASSRSGGGTNQDPTTASPNRSHSQSSETIVSNSSTISSKAKCLPTFVADSTKEVSDLIPKDESITSSSSCKSSNSNGTNHRLDHREMGEAGEKVRNSHSFSRNLSVMKTKLPPAPPQRTYSLHHEKLKRRSRELVDIKNMAPDDGQTGRELRSAKDHESTNNEKSSVHSSLLSSSRECSPLSPHQAFTRSHVRSGNSSPQKTGEESGENKFDRTLSPSSGYSSQSGTPTHSPKEVSPSSPGKRRVKPSKPERTCVRTSPVVSVSSSMTSLSSVTSDTAHHDIQTNTTPSEPLKCSPPVTTVKNKVTLTHPTIPLRELFNIPPPPKVKAPSPPPPDTWIHNKRTIELLCGPGPNPHRLHQLQKQQKESLIGKNQNTNAIQITEQMNPKIQTTEEVKSGTQLENKEAIKEQNESMSSQLHEQMMTEPPYLRHNESSTLNNVLNELKSTKIPTEVNQNVHTQDQRTVEDQKEKGNQILPTTTVPTIKVDQSMLSQPNCEVKTSPEIVITTCTTRNEETSEENKGNCIVKDLLNHKQLQTLGIEKPEVNGISPPPSPPPEHHPPPPPTKKTSAFSGSIPPSDEEEQKQDTEEQVTLLESSWPPPPPPMEESTDLMFEEQDELDFPPPPPSFIHEPLSEVSVDCHEESCEQQDNIELRSSNASDMASSPDQDSKIQTILPTRTVQNEMEGRQDKPCNNVSHFSVDEGGMETVAPTKMSSLLPDELVQGEEMPTLSAQDSSEQTSLDTQADSTNVPLAPPLPVEDQSTVNFRRQLSLINKDSRSKDLLCRHKSTPIPKEDANIPLVTPSLLQMVRLRSVNVGEDQVNDTKPSTEATTNEDHGITSQATPQKPIRKSLTLKSNSPAKSSPAPATVPSMRLQEAIRMKTAAMSSSGVPAMLNLRFSSNSSASSPVPSPKTPDGCDLHKSPASTASFIFSKSTKKVVIETSTSPEVQASLKQSLAAEIMQVSDQAKTMVTNGTKKPIKVPPPVAKKPVHGTNHPNKTENATPDKTEILTNKQLTRVEVNGQSDQVHPAGQRAQSLGNQKQEVQRLHVEESGHTS